The proteins below come from a single Pieris brassicae chromosome 1, ilPieBrab1.1, whole genome shotgun sequence genomic window:
- the LOC123720481 gene encoding eukaryotic translation initiation factor 3 subunit F has product MALNLVVKIHPVVLFQIVDAYERRNADSHRVIGTLLGTADKGVVEVTNCFCVPHKEHADQVEAELNYAMDVYELNRRVNASESIVGWWATGNEVTNHSSVIHEYYARECREPVHVTVDTSLAGARMGLRGYVCAALGVPGGKQGCMFTPVDVQLARYEPEVGALRLCSKTVGGRGRQVQPGGDLALVADASGRLGSLLEQVLQYVDEVVAGRASPHNAVGRQLLELVNSVPNMAADTFATAFNASVKDSLMVVTLAQLIKTQLQLNEKLTLLTSQ; this is encoded by the exons ATGGCGCTCAACTTAGTTGTTAAAATTCATCCCGttgtattatttcaaattgttGATGCATACGAACGTCGAAATGCAGATTCACATCGAGTTATTGGCACCTTATTGG GCACTGCGGACAAGGGAGTCGTGGAGGTGACCAACTGCTTTTGCGTTCCGCACAAAGAACATGCCGATCAGGTGGAGGCCGAACTGAACTATGCCATGGATGTGTATGAGCTAAATCGGCGAGTCAATGCTTCTGAGAGTATCGTAg GCTGGTGGGCCACAGGCAACGAGGTGACGAACCACTCGTCGGTGATCCACGAGTATTACGCGCGCGAGTGCCGCGAGCCAGTGCACGTGACAGTGGACACGTCCCTGGCCGGCGCGCGCATGGGCCTGCGCGGATACGTGTGCGCGGCGCTAGGTGTGCCCGGAGGTAAGCAGGGCTGCATGTTCACGCCCGTGGACGTGCAGCTGGCGCGCTACGAGCCCGAGGTGGGCGCCTTGAGGCTGTGCTCCAAGACGGTGGGCGGGCGGGGTCGCCAGGTGCAGCCCGGCGGAGACCTGGCGCTCGTGGCCGACGCGTCGGGGCGCCTGGGTTCCCTGCTGGAGCAGGTGCTGCAGTACGTCGACGAGGTGGTGGCGGGCCGCGCCTCGCCGCACAACGCGGTGGGCCGGCAGCTGCTGGAGCTGGTCAACTCCGTGCCCAACATGGCCGCCGACACCTTCGCCACGGCCTTCAACGCTAGCGTCAAAGACTCGCTCATG GTGGTGACTCTGGCTCAACTCATCAAAACACAACTTCAACTGAACGAAAAGCTCACTCTTCTCACCTCTCAGTGA
- the LOC123712904 gene encoding ribosome biogenesis protein BOP1 homolog, whose translation MPPFRTGLLKRKIESDGTIKPCGSNTQEGNENSDKDEDLIKGELDNEDDVSDSEHESDEKSDTEQDEVLFDNDVDSLLGDNNSGHSTDESSELTDSENDSDEESSHKTIESDDSGSESVGPMLGSSSDTQDRNKEVDEKKELRKKSMTNQPKSRVSDSIQKLSNEIHSNVTSQPVQQKDEYESGDTSDEEERVNTAGDVPSWWYDEFPHLGYDLDARRIARPQRRDLIDDFLRKCEDPEFWRTVKDPSTGQDVILSKDDLKLIERIRNGNVPSETHDEYEPWTDWFTREVLATPLRAFPEHKRSFLPSRSEQMQVARLVHALKMGWSHTRREIAARRRAARARAFYDLWGSDDAVSRRAAPRHLPAPRRPPPAHAESYNPPPEYLLDRKETKEWEKLRETPWKRKYTFLPTRHSSLREVPAYERFTRERFLRCLDLYLAPRALKMRLTIRADDLVPRLPSPRDLQPFPTAEVLRFAGHEGLVRSVDFDPAGQYALTAGEDGTVRVWEVSSGRCLRTLALGEPAAAARWTPVGGLSLVAAAAGARLLLLNPGADVGAHRVAERTDRLLRDAPPAHDVQMDERTRAAVKWEEVDEASWARGVRLSVRHLGPLAHVAWHARGDYLAATVRDGGARAVLVHQVSRRRSQLPFRTTKGLVQCAVFHPREPRLLVATQRAVRVYDLVKQQLVRKLLTGAQWVSSVAVHPGGDNVLVGSYDRKLVWFDLELSGEPYQTLRLHGGAVRAVAFHPRYPLFASAGDDERIVVSHGMVYQELTQNPLLVPLKQLRGPERREDLCVLDLRFHPTQPWLAAAGADGTVRLYS comes from the exons atgccTCCATTCCGAACTGGTTTGTTAAAACGGAAGATAGAGTCTGACGGGACTATTAAACCATGCGGTAGTAATACACAAGAA GGAAATGAAAATAGTGATAAAGACGAAGACTTAATAAAAGGTGAACTAGACAATGAAGATGATGTTAGTGATTCTGAACACGAGTCAGACGAGAAATCGGATACAGAACAAGAT GAAGTTTTGTTTGATAATGATGTTGACTCCCTTCTCGGAGATAATAACTCGGGCCACTCTACTGATGAATCCTCA GAATTGACAGATAGTGAAAATGATTCTGATGAAGAGAGCTCACATAAAACAATAGAGAGTGATGACAGTGGATCAGAGTCCGTAGGCCCAATGCTAGGATCCAGTTCTGATACACAAGATAGAAACAAAGAGGTTGATGAAAAGAAGGAACTAAGGAAAAAAAGTATGACAAACCAACCAAAAAGTAGAGTCTCCGACtccatacaaaaattatcaaacgAAATACATTCTAATGTGACCTCGCAACCGGTGCAGCAGAAAG ACGAGTACGAATCCGGCGACACCAGCGACGAGGAAGAGCGCGTGAACACGGCGGGTGACGTGCCCTCTTGGTGGTACGACGAGTTCCCGCATCTGGGCTACGACCTAGACGCTCGCCGCATAGCGAGACCGCAGCGCCGCGACCTCATCGACGATTTCCTCAG AAAATGTGAAGATCCCGAGTTTTGGCGAACGGTCAAAGATCCTTCCACTGGTCAGGACGTCATTTTGTCCAAAGACGACTTGAAGCTCATAGAGAGGATACGAAACGGTAACGTTCCTTCGGAGACGCACGATGAATATGAG CCTTGGACCGACTGGTTCACCCGCGAGGTGTTGGCGACTCCGCTGCGCGCCTTCCCCGAGCATAAACGCTCGTTCCTACCCTCGCGCTCCGAGCAGATGCAGGTGGCGCGCCTCGTGCACGCGCTGAAGATGGGCTGGAGCCATACGCGCCGAGAGATCGCCGCCCGGCGCCGCGCCGCCCGCGCTCGCGCTTTCTACGACCTTTGGGGCTCCGACGACGCCGTCTCGCGTCGGGCGGCACCCCGACACCTGCCCGCCCCGCGACGTCCGCCGCCCGCCCACGCCGAGAGCTACAACCCCCCGCCCGAGTACCTGCTCGACCGCAAAGAG ACGAAGGAGTGGGAGAAGCTGCGGGAGACGCCTTGGAAGCGCAAGTACACGTTCCTGCCGACGCGACACTCGTCCCTGCGCGAGGTGCCGGCCTACGAGCGGTTCACGCGCGAGCGCTTCCTGCGCTGCCTCGACCTGTACCTGGCCCCGCGAGCGCTCAAGATGCGCCTCACTATCCGCGCCGACGACCTCGTGCCGCGGCTGCCTTCGCCGCGAGACCTGCAGCCCTTCCCCACCGCCGAGGTGCTGCGGTTCGCGGGCCACGAGGGCCTCGTGCGCAGCGTCGACTTCGACCCGGCCGGCCAGTACGCGCTCACCGCCGGCGAGGACGGCACGGTGCGCGTGTGGGAGGTCTCCTCGGGCCGCTGCCTGCGCACCTTGGCGCTGGGCGAGCCTGCGGCGGCGGCGCGCTGGACGCCCGTGGGCGGACTCAGCCTCGTGGCGGCGGCGGCGGGCGCGCGGCTGCTGCTGCTCAACCCTGGCGCGGACGTGGGCGCGCACCGCGTGGCCGAGCGCACCGACCGCCTGCTGCGCGACGCGCCGCCCGCGCACGACGTGCAGATGGACGAGCGCACGCGCGCCGCCGTCAAATGGGAGGAGGTCGACGAGGCGAGCTGGGCGCGAGGCGTGCGGCTCTCCGTGCGGCACCTGGGGCCGCTGGCGCACGTGGCGTGGCACGCGCGCGGCGACTACCTCGCGGCGACGGTGCGCGACGGCGGAGCGCGCGCCGTGCTCGTGCACCAAGTTTCGCGGAGGCGGTCGCAGCTGCCCTTCCGCACGACCAAAGGGCTCGTGCAGTGCGCGGTGTTCCACCCGCGCGAGCCGCGGCTGCTCGTGGCGACGCAGCGCGCCGTGCGGGTGTACGACCTGGTGAAGCAGCAGCTGGTGCGCAAGCTGCTGACGGGTGCCCAGTGGGTGAGCTCGGTGGCGGTGCACCCGGGCGGCGACAACGTGCTCGTGGGGTCGTACGACCGCAAGCTGGTTTGGTTCGACCTGGAGCTGTCGGGCGAGCCCTACCAGACGCTGCGCCTGCACGGAGGGGCCGTGAGGGCGGTGGCTTTCCACCCGAGGTACCCGCTGTTCGCGTCGGCCGGCGACGACGAGCGCATCGTGGTGTCGCACGGTATGGTGTACCAGGAACTGACGCAGAACCCGCTGCTGGTTCCGCTGAAGCAGCTGCGGGGTCCGGAGCGTCGCGAAGACCTGTGCGTGCTGGACCTGCGCTTCCACCCCACGCAGCCCTGGTTGGCAGCCGCCGGCGCCGACGGCACCGTCCGCCTTTACTCGTAG